A genomic window from Cytobacillus suaedae includes:
- a CDS encoding carboxypeptidase M32 codes for MEIQKIETQFLGYVRKMTSYNEAIGLMYWDLRTGAPKKGVEQRSEVIGMLSSEVFKMSTSEEMAAYLAKLSSPQVKEQLSEITSKTLDECQKDYDRNKKIPAEEFKEYVILQSKAESVWEQAKHESNFSLFQPYLEKLVAFKKKFIGYWGYEGNKYNTLLDMYEPGVTVEILDKVFLQLRENIVPLVKAISESESKPKNSFLYSHFPKEKQRELSLELLKEMGYDFNAGRLDETVHPFATGLNPGDVRVTTNYDENDFRTAVFGTIHEGGHALYEQNISQSLVGTPLCSGTSMGIHESQSLFYENILGRSMAYWKRNYELLKKHASGQFDTISIEDFYRGINESKPSFIRIEADELTYPLHVMVRYEIEKGLFNDEIEVKDLPKIWNAKYEEYLGITPENDAKGVLQDVHWAGGSFGYFPSYALGYMYAAQLKQAMLKDLPNYEALLEEGNLQPIKEWMTEKVHQHGKLKKPLEILNEVTGEGLNASHLIKYLEEKYRGVYQI; via the coding sequence ATGGAGATTCAAAAAATAGAAACGCAATTTCTCGGGTATGTAAGGAAAATGACAAGTTATAATGAAGCAATTGGACTTATGTATTGGGACTTAAGAACAGGTGCTCCGAAAAAAGGTGTTGAACAAAGGTCTGAAGTAATTGGAATGCTTTCTTCAGAGGTTTTTAAAATGTCAACATCTGAAGAAATGGCAGCATATTTAGCTAAGCTATCTTCACCTCAAGTGAAGGAGCAATTATCAGAAATAACTAGTAAAACACTAGATGAATGTCAAAAAGATTATGACCGAAATAAAAAAATACCTGCTGAAGAATTTAAAGAATATGTGATTTTGCAATCTAAAGCAGAATCCGTGTGGGAGCAGGCAAAGCACGAATCAAATTTTTCTTTATTTCAACCTTATCTAGAAAAGCTTGTTGCATTTAAGAAAAAATTTATTGGTTATTGGGGTTATGAAGGCAACAAGTATAATACTTTACTTGATATGTACGAGCCTGGTGTAACTGTAGAGATTCTTGATAAAGTTTTTCTGCAACTACGTGAAAATATCGTTCCGCTTGTAAAAGCAATTTCTGAATCTGAATCAAAACCTAAAAACTCCTTTTTGTATAGTCATTTCCCAAAAGAGAAGCAGCGCGAGTTGAGCTTAGAATTACTTAAAGAAATGGGTTACGATTTTAATGCAGGAAGACTTGATGAAACAGTACATCCTTTTGCAACGGGTCTAAATCCTGGTGATGTAAGGGTAACTACCAATTATGATGAAAACGACTTTAGAACTGCAGTGTTCGGTACAATCCATGAAGGTGGACATGCATTATATGAACAAAATATATCTCAAAGCTTAGTAGGCACACCATTATGTTCGGGAACATCAATGGGAATTCATGAATCACAATCGTTATTTTATGAAAATATCCTAGGAAGAAGCATGGCTTATTGGAAAAGGAACTATGAATTATTAAAAAAGCATGCAAGTGGACAATTTGACACGATTTCAATCGAAGATTTTTATCGTGGTATTAACGAATCAAAACCTTCCTTTATCCGCATTGAGGCAGATGAATTAACTTATCCTCTTCATGTCATGGTTCGTTATGAAATTGAAAAGGGTCTATTCAATGATGAAATTGAAGTTAAAGATCTACCTAAGATCTGGAATGCAAAATATGAGGAATATCTGGGAATTACACCGGAAAATGATGCAAAAGGAGTCTTACAGGATGTTCATTGGGCAGGAGGTAGCTTTGGATATTTCCCATCCTATGCTTTAGGCTATATGTATGCAGCCCAATTAAAACAAGCCATGTTAAAAGACTTACCTAATTATGAGGCATTACTAGAGGAAGGTAATTTACAACCAATTAAAGAGTGGATGACCGAGAAGGTTCATCAGCATGGTAAGCTAAAAAAGCCTCTTGAAATATTGAACGAGGTTACAGGAGAAGGCTTGAATGCCTCACACTTGATAAAGTATTTAGAAGAAAAATACCGTGGCGTTTATCAAATATAA